In a single window of the Gossypium hirsutum isolate 1008001.06 chromosome A13, Gossypium_hirsutum_v2.1, whole genome shotgun sequence genome:
- the LOC107893773 gene encoding co-chaperone protein p23-2, translated as MSRHPEVLWAQRSDKVYLTISLPDAKDISVKCDPQGLFSFSAMGVQGESFDFSLELFGKIVPEGCKTNVGLRNIICSIMKEETGWWKRLLKSEEKPAPYIKVDWNKWCDEDDEDPNSDLASDDDDATYVGQEEESSDDEGLLYLPDLEKARGN; from the exons ATGAG TCGTCACCCGGAAGTTCTTTGGGCTCAGCGCTCTGATAAGGTATATCTTACGATTTCTTTGCCTGATGCGAAAGACATTTCTGTTAAATGTGACCCTCAGGGGCTGTTTAGCTTCTCTGCCATGGGAGTGCAAGGAGAATCCTTCGATTTcagtttggagctttttgggaaAATAGTTCCTGAG GGTTGCAAAACTAATGTTGGGTTAAGGAATATAATATGCTCAATCATGAAAGAAGAAACAGGGTGGTGGAAAAGATTGTTAAAGTCAGAAGAGAAACCCGCGCCTTACATCAAGGTTGATTGGAACAAATGGTGCGATGAAGACGATGAAGATCCAAATT CTGATTTGGCCTCTGATGATGATGATGCCACG TATGTTGGTCAAGAAGAAGAAAGCAGTGATGATGAAGGATTGCTGT ATCTTCCAGATTTGGAAAAGGCAAGAGGAAACTAA